DNA sequence from the Dehalococcoidales bacterium genome:
ACAACCAGCAGCGTGGGTAGTTTCAGCGCGGTTACCTTCACGGTACCGGCCAGGGGGGCTGGCAGTTATGATATACAGGTGAATGATGCCGGTAATAATTCCGCCAGTGTTGAATTTGCCCTGGCGGCGTCCTCTTTCAGCATCAGCCCCACCTCCGGCTTTGCCGGTACCCAGGTTACCGTTAACGGTAGCGGGTTTCAGGCTAGCAGCCCGGTGACAATAACTTTTAATAATACTACTGTGGCCCCCATCAATAGTGATGCCAGCGGGAGTTTCAATACCAGTTTCGACGTGCCTTCCCCCCTGGCTGGTGGCAGTTACAAGGTGAAAGCCAGTGATGGCATTAATAGCACCGAGGCTGATTTCTCGATTAAAACCAACGCCAGCATCAGCTCGGAGACGGGGCATGTCGGTACCGAGCTTACCATCAGTGGCATAGGGTTTACCGCGGGGGGAGTGGCAACGGTTACTTATGACGGCGCTCAAGTGGCTACTGCGCCGGTGGCCGCTGACGGGACTTTTCAGGCCAGCTTTAAAGTGCCGGCGGGCAGCGCAGGGACGTACAGTATCGTGGCTACGGACGGCGTAAATACGGAACCGTTTACTTTCACTATGGAATCAACGCCGCCGTCGCCACCGGTGCCGCTGAAGCCGGAGATGGGTATCAAGGCGGAAAAAGAGACCTTTTTTGACTGGGAGGATGTCGAAGACCCCAGCGGGGTAACCTATACTCTGCAGATCGCTACCGATGATGACTTCCGGGCGGGTTCTATCGTGCTGGAGGAGACCGGACTGACCGAATCGGAATATACCATAACTGAAGAGAACAGGCTCGAGTCCGTCAGTGAGGATGAACCCTATTACTGGCATGTCAGGGCAGTGGATGGCGCCGGTAACGAGAGTGAATGGTCGGGTGCCGGGTCATTCTATGTCGGCTTTACCTTCGGGCTGGGGCAGGGAGTGAAGATCGCTCTATTCGTTATCGGCGGGTTGTTCCTCGTTGTTATTGGCTTCTGGCTGGGCAGAAAGACAGCCTACTTTTAATCGGCAGTCAGGTTGCTGGCGCATTAAGAGCTTTACCCCGGTCGGATTTTCTTCATCAAGTCTGGCGTCTCTAATAAAGTTTACATTTGACCATACCGACGAAGCTTGTCCCGTACCCCGATACGGGAGTCGGTATCCAGAATATGAACGCATCTGGCCTGGATTCCGGCTGGAGTTTATCCCATACCTGACACACGGGGCGGAATGGGTGAAAGTACAGTATTAACCAACGTTATTCGGCATGCACCGCACTGATAGAATAGCGGGGGTCTAGGTGTCGGCTTTGAGGATGCGGATAATCTTGGTCCTGGCTTTCACTACGTCCATCCGGTCGACTTTTTCAATCGCTGCCTGAAGCGCTCCTTCTTTAGCCAGGTGGGTAGTGATGACCACGGGAACAAACTCTTCGGTCACAGCTTCCTTTTGAATAACGGCGGCGATGCTGATATCATGCTTCCAGAAGATATCGCAAATGCGGGCCAGGACGCCGGCCTGGTCCAGCACACTGAATCTCAGGTAGTAGCGCCGCTCGATAGTCTCGGGTGGACCCAGGACTATGCTCCCTGCCGATTTTGGCATGGGCATTGCCCTGCCCTCGGCGATATCCAGCAAATCTTTGATGACGGCGTCAGCGGTGGGGTAGGTCCCGGCTCCGGGAGCAATCAGGCCTGATATTATGCCGTATTCGTCCTCAAGCTCGATGCCGTTATAGGGCCCTTCCAGGGAACCTAAAAGGGATACCCTGGGTACCAGCGCCGGATGCACCATAACATTGAAAGTGCCTTCATCCTGCTCAATAACTCCTACCAGCTTGACGGAATAGCCCAGCTCGGCGGCGTACTGGATATCCTGCAAAGTTATATCGCGAATCCCCTCGACCGGGAAAGGCTTCACTGTCCGGTACGAATTGCTGATAAGTCCCAGGACGATGCGTATCTTGTTGGCCGTGTCAATGCCATCAATGTCATCCGATGGGTCGCTCTCGGCATAGCCCTTCTGCTGGGCTTCCTTGAGGGCTTCCTCAAATCCCTTGTCCTCCCGGGACATGGTCGATAATATATAGTTGCAGGTACCGTTGAGGATGGCGTAGATTTTGCGGAACTTCTTGTTGGCTGTGCCCGCCTGGCGGAATTCGTGAATCAGCGAGTGGCCGCCAACAAAACTGGCCCTGAAGCCAATCCGGCGCTGTAACGTGGATGCCAGTTGGAAGATATGTTCTCCCTCCCGGGCAAGCAGCATCTTGTTGGCGGTAACCACGTCTTTGCCGTTTTCCAGGGCGGTTGAGAGGATGCTCCTGGCGGGTTCGATACCGCCGATAAGCTCAACCACAATATCAATTTCAGGGTCGGTAACTGCCTGCCGCCAGTCCTTGCTGAGGTAGCCCGGCGGGAGAGTTACCGGGCGTTTCCTCTCCAGGTCAGTATCTATCACCCTGACCAGTTCCAGTCCGTTAATCCCTTTACGGTAGAGGAGATCCACTACGCCGGTGCCGATATTGCCAAAGCCGATAACGGCTATTTTCCTGGTGGCTGTTTTTGTTTCAGGTGGGGTGAGCCTCGCTTCGGTCATCGTTCTCTGTCCTGTTCCTCTCCGCTTTACTATGGTTCTAGAAAGCTATATTACCGCCGAAGAGAGTCCGGTGTCAAACAATATTCCCCCGCGCCCCCCGCGGTGAGTAACGGCTGCCGGCTTCGACCAGTAATGCCAGGCTCATCAGGAAATCGTCATGCCCCTGTGCCGGGTCAACGTAGAAATTCATTGTTTGGCTGGGACGGTACCGGCTCTTTGCCTTCTCCATCTCCAGCCAGAATTGCTGGTACTCCGCCGAACCATCTCCGGCGTACATTTTCAACCGGCCGGAGTTTATGGCGGCTAGCAAATTGAAGCCCAGTTCCGACTTTGCCGGTTGGGTGAAAGTGAATGGGACAACCGCGGAACCCAGCGCCTGCCGGAGAAAAGAGCTTACCGGCTGCCCGACTCCGGTGGCGTCAACCACCACCCGGCGACAGCGCCAGACATTTTTGAGGATATCAATCAGGTGGGGGTAAAGTTCGGTGTGCTTGGTGCCGGTCCACCGGTAGTGCTCGATAATCTTGATCCCGGGCTGCTTCTGAATACTGTTGCTGGTGGAGAAGTCCACTTCGCCGATGGTGACTACCGTGGAGTCCCGGTGCGGTTTGAGCGCTCTCAGCCGGGCGCCTTCCTCTTCCTCGGCTTCTCCGGCGAGGTCAATACCGGCGATGTAGACTTTTTTAGACTCGGGCCGGTGTTGTCTGGAGTGGCTTCCCTGTAACTGGGCTCTCTGCTGGGCGGAAAGAAACCCGCCGCCACCGCGGATGGGCAGCAGGCAGTACTGTGTCCGGAAAAGGGGATGGTTCTCCCCCAGGCGTGCCCTCTCTGTTTCGACATAAGCCAGGTAATCAGGGTTGTACCTGGCTACTTCCTGCCAGTCATAGCGGAAGTGCCGCCTGATACCGTCTTTTCTTTCCAGTTCGCAATTGGTCTGCTTTGTCTCCTCCAGAAGGGTGGCATCGTCCCAGGTAGTGCCGTAATGAACGGTGGTAACATTGGTGGTGGCTCCCATCGGCTTGAACTCTTTAGTGTATTTCTCATGGCTTACATCCTGCGCTTCGTCAATCTCCAGGAGAATATGAGCGGTGTGTCCCACCACGCTGGCAGACTCGTCGGCGGACAGGAATATAGCCCTGGCGTTTCCCAGCCTGAGAATATAGCCCAGCTCAGATACCCAGATACCATCAAAGCCGGTATCATTCAGTCTGTCTTTCAGGCGGGTCATTGAGATGACGGTCTGAGGTTTGAAGGTAGGCGAGCATTTTATCAGGTTCTGCGGCTCGGCCATATAGAGCGTGAGCAGTAGCAGTTCGAGCTGAGCGGATAGCTCGTTCTTGCCCCCCTGCCGGGCAATTTCCACGGAAAAAGTCAGACCTTTCCCGCCGAAGACGCTGTCCAGTACTGCCAGCGCTACTTCCTGCTGGTAGGGTCGTAGCCGCTTTATACTGGCATCAGGGAACTCCCGGTTCTCCGGGGAAGCGTCACTTTTTGAGGGTAGTTCCGATGCCGATGCCCAGGGGAATGGCGACATCTCTGAGGACATTGCTTATTGCCTCCCTAAGTCCCTTCTTGTCCTCCTTGCTGAGGTTATACCTGGTCCTTACTAGCCTGGCCAGGGTATTGGTAGCCTGCATAATCAGCTTGATATTTTCCGGGTCACGCTCGAGGATGGACTTTATTTTCACTCTCAACAGGGCGATCTCATCATCAATGCCCTCAACGTCAGTAGCTTGCTCGAAGTCGGACCGCTCGGCTTCATCGAGCACTTTAGAGTAAAACCCGTGTTTTCTGGCGTTCTGATTTCCTTTTGGGGCGCCTCGTTTTCCTTTCAAAATCTCTTCCTCTAACCTGTCTTCTCATCTTTATTAGCTTCATGGAAGGTACCCTGTCATAATAGCACATATGTTCTGTTATGACTACCGGATTTTGTCATTCTCTTAATATTTTTTAGTGAGGAAATTGCTATTGTGCGGCAGGCATTATACAATAAGACCAAAATGAGTTTGACCAGGCAGCTTTACCAGCTACAAGAGATTGACCAGGAGATTGATTCCAACGAGCAGGCGATAAAAAGAATTATCGGTCAGCTTGGAGAGAGTGATTCAATCCTGGCGGTTAGAAGGAAGCTGGCGCGGGAAAAGGAGCGCCTGGAAGAAACCAACCGCCAGCAACACTCCGTGGAATGGGAAATAGACGATCTTGCCGTTAAGGTGAAGGCCAGCGAAGATGAGCTATATAGCGGCCGGATACGTAATCCTAAAGAGCTGACCAATCTGCAGCATGAGATTGATATCCTGAAAACCAGGCGAAACCAGCTGGAGGATAAAGCGCTGGAAGTGATGGGGGAGGTTGAACTTATTACCGGCAACCTGTCCTCTCTGGATGGTGATCTGAGAGGGCTGGAGGCTGAATGGCGGAACCAGCAGCAACAGCTATCAGCCAGGCTGGAGCAGCATCAGGCTACGCTATCTGACCTGAAGCGGAAGAGGCAATTGCTGGCCGATGGTATTGACCCCACGATGGTTGAGATGTACCAGGAAGTCAGAAAACAAAAGGGACAGGCAGTGGCTAAAGTGGAGCAGGGGGTATGCCGGGGTTGCCGCATATCACTCCCGGTTAATGAGATACAAAGGGTGAGAAGCGGTCAACTGGTGCGGTGCAGCAGCTGCGGGCGCATCCTTTTCCTTGCCTGAGCCAGACCGGAGGAGTTTAAGATAAAAAAAGCGGTGATATTTACTGATGGCGCCTCCCGGGGCAATCCCGGGCCGGGCGCTATCGGTGTCGTCATCACCGACGAGCAGGGTAAACTGCTTACCACTATTTCTCAGTCAATTGGTCAGGCAACTAACAACCAGGCGGAATACCGGGCTATTATTGCCGCTCTGGAAAAGGCAATGAAACTGGGCGTCAATCAGATTGACCTGCGCTCCGACTCAGAGTTTGCCGTCCGGCAAATCAACGGGCAGTACCGGGTGAAATCAATATCTCTGAGACCCTTATATCAAAGAGTAAAGCAGTTGCAGAGCCAGTTTGAAGGCTTCACGATCACCCATATCAGGCGTGAGGAAAATGTGGAGGCTGATAAACTGGCTAATCTGGCTCTAGGGTGACCCGTTGCTCTTTAATAAGTATCAGGAAACCCAGTATGGCGACAAAAGCCAGGGCGGCTCCAAAGTAAAAAGGGGCTGCCGGATTTACCGTATCCCACAGCCAGCCGGCAATCAGGCTGGCCGGTAAAAGAGTCAGGCCGACAACTCCGTGATAAAGACCATAGGCGGTGCCCCTTCTTTCCCTGGTTACCAGGTCCGCC
Encoded proteins:
- a CDS encoding C4-type zinc ribbon domain-containing protein, whose product is MRQALYNKTKMSLTRQLYQLQEIDQEIDSNEQAIKRIIGQLGESDSILAVRRKLAREKERLEETNRQQHSVEWEIDDLAVKVKASEDELYSGRIRNPKELTNLQHEIDILKTRRNQLEDKALEVMGEVELITGNLSSLDGDLRGLEAEWRNQQQQLSARLEQHQATLSDLKRKRQLLADGIDPTMVEMYQEVRKQKGQAVAKVEQGVCRGCRISLPVNEIQRVRSGQLVRCSSCGRILFLA
- a CDS encoding IPT/TIG domain-containing protein, encoding MNYIKFFLALTLALFLTVIPAAPAMAAATLFMQPSSGKIAVNIEAYGSGFEASTQYELFFSDEVASVGGDIDTHVRNYEFLGRPSTNSAGAFEGFIFPVPDRLTHGSVLQTVRSGSYYLYAAARFSKEIVARASFTVIGVPAIVIDPATGTTGSEVRVTATDFAASRSVVITYDGTQVTTTTTNSAGGFSNVAFTVPASSRGNHTVKVEDTSNNSATATFSIQQSITVTPTSGAGGDAVTVSGTGFAATRSISITFDGIEVATATTSSVGSFSAVTFTVPARGAGSYDIQVNDAGNNSASVEFALAASSFSISPTSGFAGTQVTVNGSGFQASSPVTITFNNTTVAPINSDASGSFNTSFDVPSPLAGGSYKVKASDGINSTEADFSIKTNASISSETGHVGTELTISGIGFTAGGVATVTYDGAQVATAPVAADGTFQASFKVPAGSAGTYSIVATDGVNTEPFTFTMESTPPSPPVPLKPEMGIKAEKETFFDWEDVEDPSGVTYTLQIATDDDFRAGSIVLEETGLTESEYTITEENRLESVSEDEPYYWHVRAVDGAGNESEWSGAGSFYVGFTFGLGQGVKIALFVIGGLFLVVIGFWLGRKTAYF
- a CDS encoding homoserine dehydrogenase, whose protein sequence is MTEARLTPPETKTATRKIAVIGFGNIGTGVVDLLYRKGINGLELVRVIDTDLERKRPVTLPPGYLSKDWRQAVTDPEIDIVVELIGGIEPARSILSTALENGKDVVTANKMLLAREGEHIFQLASTLQRRIGFRASFVGGHSLIHEFRQAGTANKKFRKIYAILNGTCNYILSTMSREDKGFEEALKEAQQKGYAESDPSDDIDGIDTANKIRIVLGLISNSYRTVKPFPVEGIRDITLQDIQYAAELGYSVKLVGVIEQDEGTFNVMVHPALVPRVSLLGSLEGPYNGIELEDEYGIISGLIAPGAGTYPTADAVIKDLLDIAEGRAMPMPKSAGSIVLGPPETIERRYYLRFSVLDQAGVLARICDIFWKHDISIAAVIQKEAVTEEFVPVVITTHLAKEGALQAAIEKVDRMDVVKARTKIIRILKADT
- a CDS encoding ribonuclease HI family protein, with the protein product MIFTDGASRGNPGPGAIGVVITDEQGKLLTTISQSIGQATNNQAEYRAIIAALEKAMKLGVNQIDLRSDSEFAVRQINGQYRVKSISLRPLYQRVKQLQSQFEGFTITHIRREENVEADKLANLALG